The following proteins come from a genomic window of Dysidea avara chromosome 12, odDysAvar1.4, whole genome shotgun sequence:
- the LOC136241887 gene encoding uncharacterized protein: protein MDENTVVDQLFYSDTDDDWNNSDEEDSFVHGEDSFVLDRLTREQDDDYGDVEENDHEEEFSNDEEDIEEETNDDYEADVRYCEGQDESSHPGPSGLHSGVSDGGMGSLETEYPCSGSPVAYHGSPVSSSLRSRSSPHAPFSPSDRGRDYSPSPSDPLSGRNRGRGRGRGTVSPMDLVPSRGRRKGTGRGRGTGSGRDLAIDNAYTLECCFTLVNDCRTIKSFREQLATKLLCQHSSRQYGGRQSQALLPQSPARLEEHHFIENLGTDGYCAVCSDRKTHRKRTKYGCVNCGMVHLCLENCFKIYHTKENYK from the exons ATGGATGAAAATACTGTTGTTGATCAACTTTTCTATAGCGACACCGACGATGACTGGAACAACTCGGACGAAGAGGACTCTTTTGTCCATGGAGAAGACTCTTTTGTCCTTGATAGGCTTACCAGGGAACAAGACG ATGATTATGGCGATGTGGAAGAAAATGATCATGAGGAAGAGTTCAGCAACGACGAAGAAGACATCGAGGAAGAAACAAACGATGATTATGAAG CTGATGTGAGATATTGTGAAGGTCAGGATGAGTCAAGCCATCCTGGACCATCTGGGCTACATAGTGGAGTGAGTGATGGTGGGATGGGTAGCCTGGAAACTGAATACCCCTGTAGTGGTTCTCCTGTGGCTTACCATGGTTCTCCTGTTAGTTCTTCCCTACGCTCTCGTTCTTCTCCACATGCCCCATTTTCACCTAGTGATAGAGGCAGGGACTACTCACCATCTCCATCTGATCCTTTGTCTGGTAGAAATAGAGGTAGAGGAAGGGGTAGGGGAACTGTGTCTCCAATGGATCTTGTGCCTAGTCGAGGTAGGAGGAAAGGTACTGGTAGGGGTAGAGGTACCGGTAGTGGTAGGGATTTGGCTATCGATAATGCTTATACTCTAGAGTGCTGTTTCACACTTGTGAATGATTGTAGGACCATCAAAAGCTTTAGGGAGCAACTGGCTactaaacttttatgtcaacaTAGCTCACGCCAGTATGGAGGACGTCAATCACAGGCTCTTCTACCTCAATCGCCTGCGAGGCTTGAGGAACACCATTTCATAGAGAACCTTGGGACTGACGGTTACTGTGCAGTGTGTTCTGACCGGAAGACACATAGAAAACGTACTAAGTATGGCTGCGTAAATTGTGGAATGGTTCATTTGTGCCTTGAAAATTGTTTTAAGATATACCACACCAAGGAAAACTATAAATAA